In Salinisphaera sp. T31B1, the following are encoded in one genomic region:
- a CDS encoding efflux RND transporter permease subunit has translation MRSLPAFSVARPVTTCMITAIALLLGGVALSRLPVDLLPNIETPTLSISIEYENASPETMEELVTRRVEQAVAATPGLEEMESASVEGRAEVTLRFGWGVDIDEAANDVRDRLFSELDELPDDAGRPRLRKFDSADLPVMGLGLASGIDPIELRRLIDNQLSYRLQQLPGVAAVEIWGEPEREIQVNLDIDRVRALDLSLTDIRDTLASANRNLPAGSIEIGNQELVLRTPGRFTDLDDLRRSVVLVRDGTPITLADIATVADTQQREERLVRINGERGVRMGVRKQSGANTVEVADRLVREIARLNREFPQVRISPFFNTADYINRSIANVSRALIYGSVLALLVLLAFLGHLRSALAVSLAIPVSLIATFGLMYGAGFTINLMTLGGLALGVGMMVDSAIVVLENIQRRRTELDEDLQASAIRGTEEITGAIIASTLTTLAIFIPMLFARELSGQLFRELAVVVAFALACSLAVALSVMPMLTAHLIGRPMPPRSARARRLVVAASAGYQRLHDGYARALDAGLSRPRWVVGAVAIASGVAMAGLTQLGTEFMPATDEGEVRVSLEMPPGTRLALMDEQTRRAEAIVRQHLPAGASIVTTVGSGGRRAEAGAEADIRIELPGSALRERSSSEVAADLRAAIGTLPDTDIRVRTRQPFFFRMLSGGGEDESLQMEIRGYDFRVLETLSQRVQQAIGNVDGITDLRASRSGGAPQRDIVIDRAAAADRGVTVESIGQTVETAIAGTNAGYFLDDGDEVRVRVQLANPMQVSPEQILDLPVAALDGSRVRLGDVARIVSTTGPIVIDRKNQQRLITVYANIAGRDLGSVVADVNTALDEVALPANYDIQLVGEYEEQVEAFRELGVNVALALLLVYMVMACLYESLVDPLIVMVTVPLALIGVVATLLATGTSINSQSLLGCLMLIGIVVNNAILIVDQANDLQQEGHTPLAAVREAGRRRLRPILMTAATTVFALVPLAIGLGEGSESQAPLARAVIGGMTTSTLITLVVIPVVYAGVHGAWPARRGTAS, from the coding sequence ATGAGGTCGTTGCCGGCGTTTTCGGTCGCCCGGCCGGTCACCACCTGCATGATCACCGCCATTGCACTGCTGCTCGGCGGCGTCGCCCTGTCGCGTCTGCCGGTGGATCTGCTGCCCAATATCGAAACCCCGACGCTGTCGATCTCGATCGAGTACGAAAACGCATCGCCCGAGACCATGGAAGAGCTGGTCACACGACGGGTCGAGCAGGCCGTGGCGGCCACCCCGGGGCTCGAGGAGATGGAGTCGGCGTCAGTGGAAGGCCGGGCCGAAGTCACCCTGCGCTTCGGCTGGGGTGTGGATATCGACGAGGCGGCCAACGACGTGCGCGACCGGCTGTTCTCGGAGCTCGACGAGTTGCCGGACGATGCCGGCCGGCCCCGACTGCGCAAGTTCGACAGCGCCGATCTGCCGGTCATGGGGCTGGGCCTGGCCAGCGGCATCGACCCCATCGAACTGCGCCGTCTGATCGACAATCAATTGTCGTACCGGCTCCAGCAGCTGCCCGGGGTGGCCGCGGTCGAGATCTGGGGCGAACCGGAGCGCGAAATCCAGGTCAATCTCGATATCGACCGGGTCCGCGCACTCGATCTGTCGCTGACCGACATCCGCGACACGCTGGCCTCGGCCAACCGCAACCTGCCGGCCGGCTCGATCGAGATCGGCAATCAGGAACTGGTATTGCGTACGCCCGGGCGGTTCACCGATCTCGACGACCTGCGCCGCTCGGTGGTGCTCGTGCGCGATGGGACACCGATCACCCTGGCTGATATCGCCACCGTGGCCGACACTCAGCAGCGCGAAGAGCGGCTGGTACGTATCAACGGTGAGCGCGGCGTGCGCATGGGCGTGCGCAAGCAATCCGGGGCCAACACGGTCGAAGTGGCCGACCGGCTGGTACGCGAAATCGCACGACTCAACCGTGAGTTCCCGCAGGTCCGTATCTCACCGTTCTTCAACACCGCCGACTACATCAACCGCTCGATCGCCAACGTCTCGCGCGCGCTGATCTACGGCAGCGTGCTCGCGCTGCTGGTGCTGCTGGCCTTTCTCGGTCATCTACGCTCCGCGCTGGCGGTATCACTGGCCATACCGGTATCGCTGATCGCCACCTTCGGGCTCATGTACGGCGCCGGGTTCACCATCAACCTGATGACGCTCGGCGGGCTTGCACTGGGCGTGGGCATGATGGTCGACTCGGCGATCGTGGTGCTGGAGAACATCCAGCGGCGCCGGACCGAACTCGACGAGGATCTCCAGGCCTCGGCCATCCGAGGTACCGAAGAGATCACCGGCGCGATCATCGCCAGCACGCTGACCACGCTGGCGATCTTCATACCCATGCTGTTCGCGCGTGAACTGTCCGGCCAGCTGTTTCGCGAGCTGGCCGTGGTCGTGGCGTTCGCGCTGGCGTGCTCGCTCGCGGTCGCATTGTCGGTGATGCCGATGCTCACGGCCCATCTGATCGGCCGCCCGATGCCCCCGCGTTCGGCCCGTGCACGGCGTCTGGTGGTCGCGGCCAGCGCCGGCTATCAACGCCTGCACGATGGCTACGCGCGCGCACTGGATGCGGGTCTGAGCCGGCCGCGTTGGGTGGTCGGCGCGGTCGCGATCGCAAGCGGGGTGGCCATGGCCGGGCTCACCCAGCTGGGCACCGAGTTCATGCCGGCCACCGACGAGGGCGAGGTGCGCGTCAGCCTGGAGATGCCGCCGGGTACCCGGTTGGCGCTGATGGACGAACAGACTCGTCGCGCCGAGGCGATCGTGCGCCAGCATCTGCCGGCCGGGGCCAGCATCGTCACCACCGTAGGCAGCGGCGGCCGTCGAGCCGAAGCCGGCGCCGAGGCCGATATCCGGATCGAGCTGCCGGGCAGCGCCCTGCGCGAACGGTCCAGTAGCGAGGTGGCCGCCGATCTGCGCGCGGCCATCGGCACGCTGCCGGATACCGATATCCGCGTGCGTACGCGTCAGCCGTTCTTCTTTCGCATGCTCAGCGGCGGCGGCGAGGACGAAAGCCTGCAGATGGAGATACGCGGCTATGACTTCCGCGTGCTCGAAACACTGTCGCAGCGCGTACAACAAGCCATTGGCAACGTCGATGGCATCACCGATCTGCGCGCCTCGCGCTCGGGCGGCGCGCCCCAACGGGATATCGTCATCGACCGGGCTGCCGCGGCCGACCGCGGGGTGACCGTCGAATCCATCGGTCAGACGGTGGAGACCGCGATCGCCGGGACCAACGCCGGCTATTTCCTGGACGACGGCGACGAGGTGCGGGTCCGCGTACAACTGGCCAACCCGATGCAGGTCAGCCCTGAACAGATCCTTGACCTGCCCGTCGCTGCACTGGACGGCTCCCGTGTACGACTCGGCGATGTCGCCCGGATCGTATCCACGACCGGGCCGATCGTGATCGACCGCAAGAACCAGCAGCGACTGATCACCGTCTATGCCAACATCGCCGGCCGCGACCTGGGCTCGGTGGTTGCCGACGTGAACACCGCACTCGACGAGGTCGCCCTGCCGGCCAACTACGATATCCAGCTGGTCGGTGAATACGAAGAGCAGGTCGAAGCGTTTCGCGAACTGGGCGTGAACGTGGCCCTGGCACTGCTGCTGGTCTATATGGTGATGGCCTGTCTGTACGAGTCGCTGGTGGATCCGCTCATCGTGATGGTGACCGTGCCGCTGGCGCTCATCGGCGTGGTCGCCACGTTGCTGGCCACCGGAACAAGCATCAACTCGCAGTCGCTGCTGGGCTGTTTGATGCTCATCGGCATCGTGGTGAATAACGCGATCCTGATCGTCGATCAGGCCAACGACCTGCAGCAGGAAGGCCATACGCCGCTGGCCGCGGTCCGCGAAGCGGGCCGGCGCCGGCTGCGTCCGATCCTGATGACCGCGGCGACCACCGTCTTCGCGCTGGTGCCTCTGGCTATCGGCCTGGGCGAGGGATCCGAGTCACAGGCGCCGCTGGCGCGGGCGGTCATCGGCGGCATGACGACCTCCACGCTGATCACGCTGGTGGTGATCCCGGTCGTCTATGCCGGCGTGCACGGCGCCTGGCCGGCGCGGCGCGGAACCGCCTCATGA
- a CDS encoding DUF4197 domain-containing protein, giving the protein MRRVFIGLITVSALWATTAASAQNWGDRVKQMVGGMNGQASADASARGLPQSEVAAGLKAALADGASAAVTQLGQTDGFWGDAALRIALPGWMGRASSMLRTAGYGDQMDALQLSMNRAAEQATAEAGPIVRETINQMSMADAYRILQGSDTAATDYLREHSGDQLASRFQPIIERTTAESQAVARYEALTSQAKPMLKFVPGLNLDLNDYVTQQALDGLFAVIGQQEARIRANPAAAGSAIARKVFSTTSN; this is encoded by the coding sequence ATGCGACGCGTATTCATCGGCCTGATCACCGTCAGCGCGCTCTGGGCGACAACCGCGGCCAGCGCCCAGAACTGGGGCGACCGGGTCAAGCAGATGGTCGGAGGAATGAACGGCCAGGCCAGCGCCGATGCCAGCGCACGCGGCCTGCCGCAGAGCGAGGTGGCTGCAGGCCTGAAGGCCGCGCTCGCCGATGGCGCATCAGCTGCGGTGACCCAACTCGGCCAGACCGACGGTTTCTGGGGCGATGCGGCCTTGCGTATCGCCCTGCCCGGCTGGATGGGCCGGGCATCGAGCATGCTGCGCACCGCCGGCTACGGCGACCAGATGGACGCACTGCAACTGTCGATGAACCGTGCCGCCGAACAGGCCACAGCCGAGGCCGGCCCGATCGTGCGCGAAACCATCAATCAGATGAGCATGGCCGACGCCTATCGCATCCTGCAGGGCTCGGACACCGCGGCCACCGATTATCTGCGCGAGCATTCCGGCGACCAGCTCGCGAGCCGATTCCAGCCGATCATCGAACGTACCACCGCCGAGTCCCAGGCCGTGGCACGCTACGAAGCACTCACCTCACAGGCCAAGCCCATGCTGAAGTTCGTGCCGGGGCTGAACCTGGATCTCAACGACTATGTCACCCAGCAGGCCCTGGACGGGCTGTTTGCGGTCATCGGCCAGCAGGAAGCCAGAATCCGTGCCAATCCGGCCGCGGCCGGCAGCGCGATCGCACGCAAGGTGTTCTCGACGACGTCGAACTGA
- a CDS encoding efflux RND transporter periplasmic adaptor subunit yields MSRRYGLIGLIVGGLIVLALWRLTGGPAVPPDDAEATIAVQTTAVLRTAVEDVREFAGTLEASAVLTVAPKIAGQVQAVNVDIGDPVERGDTLVALDDEEYRQALAEAQAQLEVAQAQLAQARGDAATANRTLGRVRSLNDKGIAATAELDAAQAEATNARAAVAVASAGISQARAQVETARVRLGYTDIRAVWPGETSPRVVGQRMVEPGDTVAANTALMRVVAIDPLTAIIQVPEDLFTSLRVGQEARLRVAGAAEADFTARITRIAPVFDPQTRRARVELRVDNADAHLAPGMFVQVGLVAQRLVDAPVVPRSALVTRDGRRGVFRVDAGADGPLRARFVAVTVAFEAGQRAAIAAPADLDGDVVTLGQAQLEDGIAISAQADDNSRPAARSNPARETDRAS; encoded by the coding sequence ATGAGCCGCCGCTATGGACTGATCGGCCTGATCGTCGGCGGCCTGATCGTGCTCGCCCTGTGGCGCCTGACCGGCGGTCCGGCCGTCCCGCCCGACGATGCCGAGGCCACCATCGCAGTCCAGACCACAGCCGTGCTGCGCACGGCCGTCGAGGACGTACGCGAATTCGCCGGCACGCTCGAAGCCAGCGCCGTGCTGACCGTGGCCCCCAAGATCGCCGGCCAGGTTCAGGCCGTGAATGTCGATATCGGCGATCCGGTCGAACGTGGCGACACGCTGGTCGCTCTGGACGACGAGGAATACCGTCAGGCACTGGCCGAGGCACAGGCCCAGCTCGAAGTCGCCCAGGCCCAGCTGGCACAGGCACGTGGCGATGCCGCCACCGCCAACCGTACGCTCGGGCGAGTGCGCTCGCTCAACGACAAGGGCATCGCGGCCACCGCGGAGCTCGACGCCGCCCAGGCCGAAGCGACCAACGCCCGTGCCGCCGTCGCCGTGGCCAGCGCCGGCATCAGCCAGGCCCGCGCCCAGGTGGAGACCGCGCGCGTGCGCCTGGGCTATACCGATATCCGCGCCGTTTGGCCGGGCGAGACGAGTCCGCGCGTGGTCGGCCAGCGCATGGTCGAGCCGGGCGATACGGTGGCCGCGAACACTGCCCTTATGCGGGTGGTCGCCATCGACCCGTTGACCGCGATCATCCAGGTGCCTGAAGACCTGTTCACGAGCCTGCGGGTAGGCCAGGAGGCCCGCCTGCGCGTCGCCGGCGCCGCCGAGGCAGACTTTACCGCGCGTATCACACGTATCGCGCCGGTGTTCGACCCACAGACACGCCGGGCACGGGTCGAACTGCGCGTGGACAACGCCGACGCCCACCTCGCGCCGGGCATGTTCGTGCAGGTGGGGCTGGTAGCTCAGCGCTTGGTCGACGCGCCGGTGGTGCCGCGCAGCGCGCTGGTCACCCGGGACGGACGCCGCGGCGTATTCCGGGTCGATGCAGGGGCCGACGGCCCTTTGCGGGCGCGCTTCGTGGCTGTGACCGTCGCCTTCGAGGCGGGCCAGCGCGCTGCCATCGCCGCGCCGGCCGATCTCGACGGAGACGTCGTCACGCTCGGCCAGGCCCAGCTCGAGGATGGCATCGCCATTTCGGCGCAGGCTGACGACAACAGCCGCCCCGCTGCCCGGTCGAACCCGGCCCGCGAGACCGATCGCGCCTCATGA
- a CDS encoding TolC family protein, producing MSRAIAGFRCALAGALITLATPALAYLDPDALVWPEPPASPAAAVQPDAPAPGDRQRFARLPLPAGYGRDDNDTGKQLSVEQAVADALTNNPSLRAERQSPIIAGTFAAVERAVFDPSVFARVERSREVTQRVSEDIQSNFSVRSEQDTATAGIRQRLPTGTELELSLEQDLATSNRSPRQAGTRAGITITQALLAGFGIRSNLVALRQARADALASAYQLRGFVTSLVADVESTYWNYLGAGERIDILENALEVAEQQSREAALRIQAGTVAEVEQAAFAAEAARRRQDLIDGRAEAARLRTRLLQLISRPDRDFYGRAIVPITPVVTEAAPLDAPADYVALARDRRPELNQARLEVTRNELEVVATRNGLLPRLDLFVTFGQTGFARNYSDAYGNLDNGDTYDLAGALEFEYPLGNRAGDALARRARASTEQARASLDNLGRVIEAEVRYALIEARRAAAQIEASAATVRFREQTLAAEKARFDVGRSTALLVAQAQRDLLGARLDRINAFIAYRQALIQLYVADGSLLSRRLIDAPGERAPVLGGQN from the coding sequence ATGAGCCGGGCGATCGCTGGTTTCCGCTGTGCACTGGCCGGCGCGCTGATCACGCTCGCCACGCCGGCGCTGGCCTATCTCGACCCGGATGCCCTGGTCTGGCCCGAGCCACCGGCTAGCCCGGCAGCAGCCGTCCAGCCCGATGCCCCCGCCCCGGGTGATCGCCAGCGTTTCGCCCGTCTGCCGCTACCGGCCGGTTATGGCCGGGACGACAACGACACAGGCAAGCAACTAAGTGTGGAACAGGCCGTCGCCGACGCGCTGACGAACAACCCATCGCTGCGCGCCGAGCGCCAGTCGCCGATCATTGCCGGGACCTTCGCGGCCGTCGAGCGCGCCGTATTCGACCCGAGCGTATTCGCCCGCGTGGAGCGCTCGCGCGAAGTCACCCAACGGGTGTCCGAGGATATCCAGTCCAATTTCAGCGTTCGCAGCGAACAGGACACCGCCACAGCCGGGATTCGCCAGCGACTGCCGACCGGTACCGAACTGGAATTGAGCCTGGAACAGGATCTCGCGACCTCGAACCGCTCGCCGCGTCAGGCTGGCACGCGCGCCGGCATCACGATCACTCAGGCGCTGCTCGCCGGCTTCGGCATCCGCAGTAACCTCGTTGCCCTGCGCCAGGCGCGTGCCGATGCGCTGGCATCGGCCTACCAGCTGCGCGGTTTCGTGACGTCGCTCGTGGCCGACGTCGAATCGACCTACTGGAATTATCTCGGCGCAGGCGAGCGGATCGACATTCTGGAGAACGCGCTGGAGGTGGCCGAGCAGCAGTCGCGCGAGGCCGCACTGCGGATCCAGGCCGGCACGGTCGCCGAAGTCGAGCAGGCCGCATTCGCCGCCGAGGCAGCACGCCGGCGCCAGGATCTCATCGATGGTCGCGCCGAAGCGGCCCGCCTGCGGACCCGTCTGTTACAACTGATCAGCCGCCCCGACCGCGACTTCTACGGCCGGGCGATCGTGCCGATCACGCCGGTGGTCACCGAAGCCGCGCCCCTGGATGCGCCGGCCGATTATGTCGCGCTCGCACGCGATCGGCGGCCCGAACTCAACCAAGCTCGGCTGGAGGTCACCCGCAACGAACTGGAGGTCGTGGCCACCCGCAATGGGCTGCTGCCACGTCTGGATCTGTTCGTGACCTTCGGCCAGACCGGGTTCGCCCGCAACTACAGCGATGCTTACGGCAATCTCGACAACGGCGATACCTACGATCTAGCCGGCGCACTCGAGTTCGAATATCCGCTGGGCAACCGGGCGGGCGACGCCCTGGCCCGGCGCGCCCGGGCCAGCACTGAACAGGCCCGTGCCAGCTTGGACAATCTGGGTCGAGTGATCGAGGCGGAAGTACGCTATGCGCTGATCGAAGCACGGCGTGCCGCCGCCCAGATCGAGGCCTCGGCGGCGACCGTACGGTTTCGCGAACAGACACTCGCGGCTGAAAAAGCCCGTTTCGATGTTGGCCGGTCGACCGCACTTTTGGTCGCCCAGGCCCAACGCGATCTGCTGGGTGCCCGGCTGGATCGGATCAATGCCTTCATCGCCTATCGTCAGGCACTGATCCAACTGTACGTCGCCGACGGCAGCCTGCTCAGCCGGCGCCTGATCGATGCGCCCGGTGAACGCGCCCCCGTACTGGGCGGGCAGAACTAG
- a CDS encoding MFS transporter: MHTQSVAGSTSLRALDALNFFLADVRDGVGPYLAIYLLASRSWSAGDIGIAMASMSVATLLAQTPAGALVDAVAARRLLMGLASTVVAVACVMMTWFEGLWPVVIAQAMIGVAVAVLAPGVAAITLGLVGYRGLSRRTGRNEAFNHAGNIAAAVCAGLIGHYVAREGIFYLVAVFALFSVVSIACVKPDEIDVRLARGEQAGHDEGPGRLAALLADRRVLVLAAAVTLFHFANAAMLPLVGQYLSLGRNSAASLYMSACIIVAQLVMIPVAVAAGRLAERWGRRPVFMIGFAALPLRGVAYALSDHPVWLVAVQMLDGIGAGVFGVLIVLMVSDLTRGTGRFNVTQGALATATGLGAAASNLSAGFIVERFGYGATFCMLAGVAAVALSVFALGVPETATPVVAGPTHTR, encoded by the coding sequence GTGCACACACAGTCGGTCGCTGGTTCGACCAGCCTTCGAGCGCTGGACGCGCTGAATTTCTTTCTGGCCGACGTGCGCGACGGCGTCGGCCCGTATCTTGCGATCTATCTGTTGGCTTCGCGATCGTGGTCGGCTGGCGATATCGGCATCGCCATGGCGTCGATGAGCGTTGCCACGCTTTTGGCTCAGACCCCGGCCGGTGCCTTGGTCGATGCCGTGGCCGCGCGCCGTCTGCTCATGGGCCTGGCCTCGACCGTCGTCGCCGTGGCCTGCGTGATGATGACCTGGTTCGAGGGGCTGTGGCCGGTGGTGATCGCCCAGGCCATGATCGGCGTGGCCGTGGCCGTTCTGGCGCCGGGTGTGGCCGCGATCACGCTGGGGCTGGTCGGCTATCGTGGCCTGTCACGGCGAACCGGGCGCAATGAAGCCTTCAACCATGCCGGCAATATCGCGGCCGCGGTCTGTGCCGGGTTGATCGGCCACTACGTGGCGCGAGAAGGCATTTTCTATCTCGTGGCCGTGTTCGCACTGTTCAGCGTGGTGTCGATCGCCTGTGTCAAACCCGACGAGATCGATGTGCGGCTGGCGCGTGGCGAACAGGCCGGTCATGACGAGGGCCCGGGGCGGCTGGCCGCGCTGCTGGCCGATCGGCGTGTGCTCGTGCTGGCCGCTGCGGTCACCCTGTTCCATTTCGCCAACGCGGCCATGCTGCCGCTGGTCGGACAGTATCTGTCATTGGGCAGAAACAGCGCCGCGTCGCTGTACATGTCGGCCTGCATCATCGTCGCCCAGCTGGTCATGATTCCGGTGGCGGTTGCCGCCGGCCGGCTGGCCGAACGCTGGGGGCGCCGGCCGGTATTCATGATCGGCTTCGCGGCGCTGCCGCTGCGCGGGGTGGCGTATGCGCTGAGCGATCATCCCGTCTGGCTGGTCGCCGTCCAGATGCTCGATGGCATCGGGGCCGGCGTCTTCGGTGTGCTGATCGTGCTGATGGTCTCGGATCTGACCCGCGGCACCGGCCGGTTCAATGTGACCCAAGGCGCACTGGCCACCGCCACCGGCCTGGGTGCGGCGGCGAGCAATCTGTCCGCGGGGTTCATCGTCGAGCGCTTCGGATACGGTGCGACCTTCTGCATGCTTGCCGGCGTGGCCGCGGTCGCACTGTCGGTGTTCGCGCTCGGGGTACCCGAGACCGCAACGCCGGTTGTCGCCGGGCCCACGCACACGCGATGA
- a CDS encoding acetyl-CoA C-acetyltransferase → MSHSVVIAAAGRTAIGRFGGTLAGIDAPALGAHVVRELLARHDIPGEAVDEVILGQVLTAGSGQNPARQASIKAGLPDGVPALTINKVCGSGLKAVMMAAQAVALGDAQLIVAGGQESMSRAPHVLPHSRDGQRMGDWSLVDTMVRDGLWDAFNDYHMGQTAENIAAKYRISRDEQDAFAARSQQHAEEALKHGRFEDEILPIEVPQRKGDAIAFARDEGPRAGVTAESLAGLKPVFTRDGSVTAGNASGINDGAAAVIVTTEARCRELGLTPLVTIAGHASAGVDPAFMGIGPVPATRRCLDRVGWQVSDLDLVEANEAFAAQSIAVARQMEWDMDRVNVNGGAIALGHPIGASGCRILVTLVHEMIKRDAKRGLATLCIGGGQGVSLAVER, encoded by the coding sequence GTGAGTCATTCAGTCGTCATTGCAGCGGCGGGTCGTACCGCCATCGGTCGCTTCGGCGGCACCCTGGCCGGAATCGATGCGCCGGCCCTGGGCGCGCACGTGGTGCGCGAGCTGCTGGCACGCCACGATATTCCGGGTGAGGCCGTCGATGAAGTCATCCTGGGCCAGGTGCTCACCGCCGGCTCGGGCCAGAATCCCGCGCGCCAGGCATCGATCAAGGCCGGTCTGCCCGACGGCGTGCCGGCGCTGACGATCAACAAGGTCTGCGGCAGTGGCCTCAAGGCGGTGATGATGGCCGCCCAGGCCGTCGCTCTCGGCGATGCCCAGCTCATCGTGGCCGGCGGGCAGGAGAGTATGAGTCGCGCGCCGCACGTGTTGCCGCACTCGCGTGACGGCCAGCGCATGGGCGACTGGTCGCTGGTGGATACCATGGTGCGCGACGGCCTGTGGGATGCGTTCAACGACTACCATATGGGCCAGACGGCCGAGAACATTGCCGCCAAGTACCGGATCTCGCGCGACGAACAGGATGCGTTCGCAGCACGCTCCCAGCAGCACGCCGAAGAAGCGCTCAAGCATGGTCGATTCGAAGACGAGATCCTGCCGATCGAGGTGCCACAGAGAAAAGGCGACGCGATCGCGTTCGCCCGCGACGAGGGCCCGCGCGCGGGCGTGACCGCCGAATCGCTGGCCGGGCTCAAGCCCGTCTTCACTCGCGATGGCAGTGTGACGGCGGGCAACGCCTCGGGTATCAATGACGGCGCGGCGGCGGTGATCGTGACCACCGAAGCGCGATGCCGGGAGCTCGGTCTGACCCCGCTGGTCACGATCGCCGGACATGCCAGCGCCGGCGTGGACCCGGCGTTCATGGGAATTGGCCCGGTCCCGGCGACCCGACGCTGTCTGGATCGCGTGGGCTGGCAGGTCAGTGATCTCGATCTGGTGGAGGCCAACGAGGCCTTCGCTGCCCAGTCGATCGCGGTGGCCCGACAGATGGAATGGGATATGGATCGCGTCAACGTCAACGGCGGTGCGATTGCGCTGGGGCACCCGATCGGTGCATCGGGCTGTCGTATTCTGGTCACGCTCGTCCACGAAATGATCAAGCGCGATGCCAAACGTGGCCTGGCGACGCTGTGTATTGGTGGCGGCCAGGGCGTGTCGCTGGCGGTCGAACGCTGA
- a CDS encoding HNH endonuclease has product MAIIPRILKLDAGGLPVEWVDWREAVSLYFTDKIAWEAGSEKIRLRGGRSRDTGARSELSIDSIIAVRDRSHRFARNLVPALTRRELFHRDGGLCLYCGTRLSFGQMQIEHVLPRSKGGAHAWTNVVSTCEACNRYKDDRTPEQAGMSLLALPYEPNLAEWLILANRRILADQQAFLERLAPRRSTRLQA; this is encoded by the coding sequence GTGGCCATCATTCCACGCATACTCAAACTCGACGCCGGCGGACTGCCCGTGGAATGGGTGGATTGGCGCGAGGCGGTGAGTCTGTATTTCACCGACAAGATCGCCTGGGAGGCCGGCAGCGAGAAGATTCGGCTGCGTGGCGGCCGCTCGCGCGATACCGGGGCCCGCAGCGAGCTGTCGATCGACTCCATCATCGCGGTACGTGATCGCTCGCACCGGTTTGCACGAAACCTTGTGCCCGCGTTGACCCGGCGCGAGCTGTTTCATCGCGACGGCGGATTGTGTCTGTACTGTGGCACGCGGCTGTCGTTCGGCCAGATGCAGATCGAACACGTGCTGCCGCGCTCCAAGGGCGGCGCCCATGCCTGGACCAACGTCGTGTCCACCTGCGAGGCCTGTAACCGCTACAAGGACGACCGCACCCCGGAACAAGCCGGCATGAGTCTGCTGGCCCTGCCCTACGAGCCCAACTTGGCGGAATGGCTGATTCTGGCCAACCGCCGCATCCTGGCCGATCAACAGGCCTTTCTCGAACGGCTCGCGCCGCGCCGCTCAACCCGGCTTCAAGCCTGA